One segment of Proteus appendicitidis DNA contains the following:
- the wecG gene encoding lipopolysaccharide N-acetylmannosaminouronosyltransferase: MGPNSIPKYSIRGHNIWGFRDMAHFLDYLYEGAQIKSGSLIAINAEKILTAETDSALNELLNEADYLYADGISVVRGIRRKYPDANVSRIAGADLWEALMERAGKEGTPVFLVGGKPEILSQTEDKLKAQWNVNIVGSQNGYFTPQDREALFERIKASGAKIVTIAMGSPKQELFIRACREIYPDALYMGVGGTYDVFTGHVKRAPKAWQNLGLEWLYRLLSQPSRIKRQFKLLKFVGYYYSNKL, from the coding sequence ATGGGACCCAATTCAATTCCGAAGTATTCAATCCGCGGACATAATATCTGGGGATTTCGCGATATGGCTCATTTTCTGGATTATCTCTATGAAGGAGCACAAATAAAAAGTGGCTCTTTGATTGCCATTAACGCAGAAAAAATTCTCACAGCAGAAACAGACTCAGCACTCAACGAGCTACTCAATGAAGCTGATTATCTTTATGCAGATGGTATTAGTGTGGTGCGAGGTATTCGTCGTAAATATCCTGATGCAAATGTTTCTCGTATTGCAGGTGCTGATCTATGGGAAGCATTAATGGAAAGGGCAGGTAAAGAGGGAACTCCTGTCTTTCTTGTTGGCGGTAAGCCTGAAATTCTTTCTCAAACCGAAGATAAACTAAAAGCACAGTGGAACGTAAATATTGTGGGTAGCCAGAACGGTTACTTCACACCACAAGATAGAGAGGCGTTATTTGAGCGTATAAAGGCCTCTGGTGCGAAGATAGTGACTATTGCCATGGGATCACCTAAGCAAGAGTTATTTATTCGTGCCTGCCGTGAAATTTATCCTGATGCTTTATACATGGGTGTTGGTGGAACGTATGACGTATTCACAGGCCATGTTAAAAGAGCACCGAAAGCATGGCAAAATCTTGGACTAGAGTGGTTATATCGTTTGTTATCACAACCAAGTCGAATTAAGCGTCAATTTAAGCTGTTAAAATTCGTTGGGTATTACTATTCCAATAAATTGTAA
- the wzyE gene encoding ECA oligosaccharide polymerase, giving the protein MTLAELGGLALVYFISLSFILLLTYQEFRRVRFNFNVFFSMLYLLTFYFGFPLTCMLVFQFDVAVVPVDSLLYALLASTSFYAIYYVTYKVRLRKPSSGPSRSLFTMNRVETNLTWILLALIAFVTVGIFFLQNGFLLFKLKTYSQIFSSQVSGVALKRFFYFFIPAMLVVYFLKPTQQRWIFFLCATVGFGILTYIIVGGTRANIIIAFALFLFIGIVRGWITLWMLVAAGVMSIVGMFWLALKRYGLDVSGAEAFYTFLYLTRDTFSPWENLALLLNNYDKIEFQGLAPIIRDFYVFIPSWVWPERPDVVLNSANYFTWEVLNYHAGLAISPTLIGSLVVMGGVAFIPLGAIVVGLIIKWFDWLYQQGLSESNRYKSAILQAFCFGAIFNMIVLAREGVDSFVSRVVFFCLIFGLCLVAAKLLYWLFESAGLVRHYVTRQLQSEPRLEKKEK; this is encoded by the coding sequence ATGACATTGGCGGAACTGGGTGGCTTAGCACTCGTTTATTTTATCTCTTTAAGTTTTATTTTATTGCTGACTTATCAAGAGTTTCGTCGGGTTCGTTTTAATTTTAATGTTTTTTTCTCCATGCTCTATTTGCTGACATTTTATTTTGGTTTTCCACTGACGTGTATGTTGGTATTCCAATTTGATGTCGCAGTTGTACCCGTTGATTCATTATTATACGCGTTATTAGCCTCTACCAGCTTCTATGCCATTTATTATGTTACTTATAAGGTTAGGCTGAGAAAACCGTCTAGCGGTCCTTCTAGGTCGTTATTTACCATGAATAGGGTAGAAACTAATCTTACGTGGATCTTATTGGCATTAATTGCGTTTGTGACCGTGGGTATTTTCTTTCTACAAAATGGCTTTTTACTCTTTAAGCTCAAAACGTATAGCCAGATTTTCTCCAGCCAAGTCTCGGGTGTTGCGCTTAAGCGCTTTTTCTATTTCTTTATTCCCGCCATGCTGGTGGTTTATTTCTTAAAACCCACTCAACAACGCTGGATTTTCTTCCTTTGTGCGACGGTGGGTTTTGGGATCTTAACTTACATTATCGTGGGTGGAACTCGCGCTAATATTATCATCGCATTCGCACTGTTTTTGTTTATCGGCATTGTTCGTGGTTGGATAACCTTGTGGATGCTGGTTGCTGCAGGGGTGATGAGTATCGTTGGAATGTTCTGGTTGGCATTAAAACGCTATGGTCTTGATGTGAGTGGTGCCGAGGCATTCTATACTTTCTTGTACCTTACTCGCGATACGTTCTCTCCTTGGGAAAATCTAGCTTTGTTACTTAATAATTATGACAAGATTGAGTTCCAAGGGCTTGCACCGATAATTCGTGATTTTTATGTCTTTATTCCTTCTTGGGTTTGGCCTGAACGCCCTGATGTTGTGCTGAATTCAGCAAATTACTTTACGTGGGAAGTGCTTAATTACCATGCGGGTCTTGCTATTTCACCGACCTTAATTGGCTCGTTGGTTGTGATGGGTGGCGTTGCCTTTATCCCATTAGGCGCTATCGTAGTCGGGTTGATTATTAAATGGTTTGATTGGCTATATCAGCAGGGGCTAAGTGAGAGCAATCGCTATAAGTCCGCTATCTTACAAGCTTTCTGCTTTGGGGCTATTTTTAATATGATTGTTTTAGCACGAGAGGGTGTTGATTCGTTCGTCTCTCGTGTTGTGTTCTTCTGTTTAATTTTTGGTTTATGTTTAGTGGCCGCAAAACTGCTTTATTGGTTATTTGAAAGTGCGGGATTAGTGCGTCATTACGTGACTCGCCAACTACAAAGTGAACCTCGTTTAGAGAAAAAGGAAAAGTAA
- the wzxE gene encoding lipid III flippase WzxE → MSLAKASIWTAGSTLIKIGAGLLVVKLLAVSFGPTGVGLAGNFRQLITVLGVLSGAGIFNGVTKLIAQYQDDGIQRKKVLGTSSSMILLFSSLLAILFLLFSAPISQVLFGDDYHQYQDIVRAVAFIQMGIAYSNYFLAILKGYRDAAGNALSVIAGSIIGVVAYYLCYLFAGYHGALIGLALVPALILFPATFLVIKRKRFALNELKPHWDKAIASHLGKFTIMAILTSITLPVAYIMMRNLLAERYSWEDVGIWQGVTSISDAYLQFITASFSVYLLPTLSRLTQKSDITKEIVKSLKFVLPVVAAASFMVWLLRDFAIWLLFSDKFVAMRDLFAWQLVGDVLKVGAYVFGYLVIAKAALRFYILTEVSQFALLTLFSRWLIPEHGALGAAQAYMATYIIYFLLCSSVFVIYCRRK, encoded by the coding sequence ATGTCATTAGCCAAAGCATCAATTTGGACAGCCGGATCAACCCTGATAAAAATTGGGGCTGGTCTGCTTGTCGTTAAGTTACTTGCTGTCTCTTTTGGCCCAACAGGGGTCGGGTTAGCGGGTAACTTTCGTCAATTAATCACCGTACTAGGCGTCTTGTCTGGTGCGGGTATTTTTAATGGTGTGACGAAATTAATCGCGCAATATCAAGATGATGGTATTCAACGCAAAAAAGTGTTGGGTACGTCATCATCCATGATTTTGCTGTTTTCCTCATTATTAGCTATTTTATTTCTTCTTTTTTCTGCCCCCATTAGCCAAGTGTTATTTGGTGATGATTATCATCAATATCAGGATATTGTAAGAGCCGTTGCTTTTATTCAAATGGGAATAGCATATAGCAACTATTTTCTTGCCATATTAAAAGGTTATCGTGATGCGGCTGGTAATGCCTTATCGGTGATTGCGGGTAGTATTATTGGCGTTGTTGCTTATTATTTATGCTATTTATTTGCGGGGTATCACGGTGCATTAATTGGACTAGCATTAGTACCTGCACTTATTTTATTTCCTGCTACATTTTTAGTAATAAAGCGTAAACGCTTCGCGTTAAATGAGCTTAAGCCTCATTGGGATAAGGCGATAGCAAGTCATCTTGGTAAGTTTACCATTATGGCAATACTGACATCGATTACATTACCTGTCGCTTATATCATGATGCGAAACTTACTGGCTGAGCGTTATAGCTGGGAAGACGTGGGAATTTGGCAAGGGGTGACCAGTATTTCAGATGCTTATTTGCAATTTATTACCGCATCTTTCTCCGTTTATTTATTGCCAACACTCTCCCGACTCACACAAAAGAGTGATATTACCAAAGAGATCGTTAAGTCACTGAAATTTGTATTACCTGTGGTAGCTGCTGCGAGTTTTATGGTGTGGTTATTACGTGATTTTGCGATTTGGTTACTGTTTTCAGATAAATTTGTCGCTATGCGTGATTTATTTGCATGGCAACTTGTCGGTGATGTTTTAAAAGTAGGCGCTTATGTCTTTGGCTATCTTGTCATTGCAAAAGCAGCACTACGTTTTTATATCCTTACAGAAGTAAGCCAGTTTGCCTTATTAACGCTATTTTCGCGTTGGCTTATTCCTGAGCATGGCGCACTGGGTGCAGCTCAAGCCTATATGGCAACGTATATTATTTACTTCCTTCTCTGTAGTTCTGTTTTCGTGATTTATTGCAGGCGCAAATGA
- a CDS encoding TDP-N-acetylfucosamine:lipid II N-acetylfucosaminyltransferase, whose translation MTTLIYILGSDIVHHNNTMLRFFNDHLVTEAGLTYKPRFIVASKNTSLQESYPALDIECLADKKQVAQRVVTLAKADTHQRFLFLGQFNAPIWLALLTGKIKRHQFWWHIWGADLYQDSKQLKFRLFYLLRKLAQKRVGRVFGTRGDLNYFAQFNVNIPASLLYFPTRMDPALTVTEKAPIDEKQLTIIVGNSGDKSNRHIEALQAIAEQYGTRAKVIIPMGYPENNHVYIDEVAQAASQLLPYNQVEILRDKLAFDDYLTLLKTCDLGYFIFHRQQGIGTLCLLIQFAIPFVISRQNPFWQDLTEQNVPVFFSGDKLDVALIEEAKRQLLMLDRQNIAFFAPNFTDGWKELIEMSTGEPQ comes from the coding sequence ATGACAACTTTGATTTACATACTAGGTTCAGACATTGTGCATCATAACAACACAATGTTACGGTTTTTTAACGACCACCTCGTGACTGAGGCGGGGTTAACGTATAAACCTCGTTTTATCGTTGCCAGTAAAAATACTTCACTGCAAGAAAGCTACCCAGCTTTAGATATTGAGTGTTTAGCTGATAAAAAGCAGGTTGCACAGAGAGTGGTTACATTAGCAAAAGCCGATACTCACCAGCGATTTCTTTTTTTAGGTCAGTTTAATGCGCCTATTTGGTTAGCATTATTGACTGGCAAGATTAAACGTCATCAATTTTGGTGGCATATTTGGGGTGCTGATTTATATCAGGATTCTAAACAGCTAAAATTTAGACTCTTTTACCTTCTGCGTAAACTTGCTCAAAAGCGTGTGGGGAGAGTATTCGGTACACGGGGTGATCTGAATTACTTCGCGCAATTTAACGTTAATATTCCAGCGAGTTTGCTCTATTTTCCAACAAGAATGGATCCTGCGCTGACGGTGACAGAAAAAGCGCCTATTGATGAAAAGCAACTCACCATTATTGTGGGGAATTCAGGGGATAAATCTAACCGTCATATTGAGGCTTTACAGGCGATTGCAGAGCAATATGGAACACGCGCAAAAGTGATTATTCCAATGGGATATCCTGAAAATAATCACGTTTATATTGATGAAGTAGCCCAAGCTGCTAGCCAGTTGCTTCCATATAATCAGGTTGAAATATTACGTGATAAATTGGCATTTGATGATTATCTTACGTTATTGAAAACATGCGATTTAGGCTATTTCATTTTTCATCGTCAGCAAGGTATCGGTACACTTTGTTTGCTGATCCAATTTGCGATCCCTTTTGTTATTAGCCGTCAAAACCCATTTTGGCAGGACTTAACTGAGCAAAATGTTCCTGTTTTTTTCTCGGGTGATAAATTAGATGTTGCGCTTATTGAAGAGGCTAAACGTCAATTGCTGATGCTTGACCGCCAAAATATTGCCTTCTTTGCACCTAATTTTACGGATGGCTGGAAAGAGCTAATTGAGATGAGTACAGGAGAGCCGCAATGA